CGTACAGCTAAAGGGTTTATAGTTGTACGGTTAAAGGGTGTTGCCACTAGGCTCAGCAGACTTGCTGACTGCAGTGGGCAGACCTGCTGACTAGGCTCAGCAGCTCTGTCGAGCCTAGTGGGAATCTTCTAGAAACAGTCTCCCGGCACTTAATGTCCTAGGTTGTTGAACCCGTTAAACGTCTTTCTTTGATAACCAAATCTATGATGTCTATACTAAATTAATTCTTATACCAAAAAGTAAAGAAGTAACAAATCAAGTCCAAGCCTGCTTAGTCGAATTCAAAGTCTGCGAGAAAAGGCAAATAAAACATATCATCAATTACAAACATAAAGCAAACAGTACAGCAATGAACATATTAAAAACTATCTATCTATCGCTTCTGTTTATCCTGGCGATGAATATAACAAGTGAAGACGAGACTTTGTTGGAACTGTTATCATTACCGAAGCAGAATTAATTGAAATAATCACATCATTAGTTCGGACGCTATAAGCATGATATAGGTATATACAGGATTAAGAATTTCTTTGAAACTAAAATTCTATAACGATTCTTGAAGCACCATTGGTTATACATTCATAGCCAATGGTGCTTTGTATTTTCCATTTTCAAATTTACAGCTGTATTCAACTCTACAGCTGTATCTTGACGGCCTTTCCGTCATATTCCACGCTCTTGCTTGCCTGCATAGGCTGATCGCCTATTCCGCTATCAGCACCCACCAGCACGATGTGGAATCTGCGATGCTGGAGCATTCCCTTATAACTGCCCTTACGTGGCGCGATGTTCAGGGTTCTGTCTGCTTCATTCCATACAAACTGGATTTCAGAGAATTTTCCCTTCTCATAGTTGTAGTTGTCGCCCTCGTCCTCATAGAGTGTAAACGAGCCGTCTGCACCTGGATAAACACGGATTTCCAGCTCATCCCAAGGTTTCTCTGAACTATACTGAACTTCAGGACCGAATGGCAGAATGGTACCAGCCTTGATGAACACAGGCATGATGTCGATAGGACAAAGGCGCTGGATATCCTGACCGCCCTCATACTGGGCATTGCTCCAGAAATCATACCATTTATTACCCTTTGGCAAGTAAACATTTACAGGCGCAGCTGCCTTCCTTACATCAGGATAGATGGTATGGCCTTTCTTAGCCTTATCCTTCCAGGTATATAAAGGATCGGTTACCGGCTTCACCAGGATGTTGCGGCCGAAGAGATACTCATCGTTCAGGCGAGAAGCCTTCTTGTCTGCCGCATAATCCATTACCAGGGCACGCATCATGCTTCCGCTATTCTGTACACAGTCGCCAGCCGTACTGTAGATATAAGGCAAAAGGCGATAGCGCAGCTTGATGGTCCTGATCATGGCATCATAAGCCCAGTCGCCCTGTTTTCCGAACTCATACAGTTCGCTTACCATCGGCGAAGAACAGTGGTTGCGCATCAATGGCATGAAGGTTCCCCACTGCATCCAGCGGGTCTGCAATTCCTGAATGGCAGGATTCTTTGGATTCTGTTCAAACTCCCAGTAGAAGAAACCTCCCAGGTCGGTGTTCCAGAATGGGATACCACAGAGGGAGAAGTTCAAGCCCGATGGAATCTGATTCTTCATCTCGTTCCAGGAAGCCACTACGTCACCGCTCCAGCAGATGGTGCCATAATGCTGAATACCGAAACTACCGCTTCGGGTCATCTGGAGCGAACGCTTTGTGTTGCCCTTCATCGCTCTCTGGTGCTCGTAGATGCTCTTGTTGTGCAACAATGGGAAGGCGTTCTTCACACCCAACCATGAACCATCGAAGGTCTGATAGTTTTCGTCGCCCGGCTTCTCAAAATGGTCTGGCTCCGTAGAATCGGTCCACCAGGCATCGAAGCCCATCTGGTAGAGATGAGTAAGATACTTCCAGTAGAGGTTGCGCGCCTTTGGATTGAAGACATCGTATGGCATCACGCCACTGTTTCTTGGCCAGGTTTCGAAAGGAAGGAGCGCATTCATCTTCTTCAGTTCACGATACTGATCTGTCCAAGGACCGAAACTTGCCCAGATGGAAATCATCAGATGGGCATCGTTCTTGTGAACATACTTCACCATTTCCTCCGGACTCTTCAGACGAGGCTCTCCCTGTGCCTTCATCTGCTTCATATCTGTAGGAAGATACTTGGCAAAGGCTGGGTCGCCTACCTTATTTATATAGTATGGGTTCTGGAATTTCATCGCATTCCAGTTGGAGTCGCATCCCCAATACTGCCAGTCCTGCACGATGGCATCGGTAGGAATCTTCAGTTCGCGATACTTGTCCAATACGCCCGCCAGTTCATCGCTGGTCTTATAGCGCTCGCGGCATTGCCAGAAGCCCATCGCCCATTTCGGGAACATCGTAGCCTGTCCGGTCAGTTCGCGGATGCTGGCGATGACTCCATCCTGTGTACCATCCTTGTACATAAAATAGTAGTCGGCACAGGTTCCTACTTCACTGGTGAAGGAAGTACGGGAAGACTGACTATCATCATCCTTAGATGCTATGATATCATTGAAATAGGTTTTTCCCGCATTGTCCCAGTAAAGACCATAGCCTTTCTCGCTGGTGAAATAAGG
The Segatella copri DNA segment above includes these coding regions:
- a CDS encoding glycoside hydrolase family 31 protein yields the protein MLKNLSLIALLGIAAVGVPSELCAKSVKVAGTLKGAATKSITRQVAQQNVTIEFYSPSIVRILKSDAGLAAPVQKKSYSVILKPQQLKDVQIQENGDVVNIKSKFICVELNQQTGEIRFLSKDGKLLLTDTKTRLEARKDEANKGKYRIEQDFRLAENEAIYGLGQLRDVHMNQRGRQNIVLWNNNTYIAIPYFTSEKGYGLYWDNAGKTYFNDIIASKDDDSQSSRTSFTSEVGTCADYYFMYKDGTQDGVIASIRELTGQATMFPKWAMGFWQCRERYKTSDELAGVLDKYRELKIPTDAIVQDWQYWGCDSNWNAMKFQNPYYINKVGDPAFAKYLPTDMKQMKAQGEPRLKSPEEMVKYVHKNDAHLMISIWASFGPWTDQYRELKKMNALLPFETWPRNSGVMPYDVFNPKARNLYWKYLTHLYQMGFDAWWTDSTEPDHFEKPGDENYQTFDGSWLGVKNAFPLLHNKSIYEHQRAMKGNTKRSLQMTRSGSFGIQHYGTICWSGDVVASWNEMKNQIPSGLNFSLCGIPFWNTDLGGFFYWEFEQNPKNPAIQELQTRWMQWGTFMPLMRNHCSSPMVSELYEFGKQGDWAYDAMIRTIKLRYRLLPYIYSTAGDCVQNSGSMMRALVMDYAADKKASRLNDEYLFGRNILVKPVTDPLYTWKDKAKKGHTIYPDVRKAAAPVNVYLPKGNKWYDFWSNAQYEGGQDIQRLCPIDIMPVFIKAGTILPFGPEVQYSSEKPWDELEIRVYPGADGSFTLYEDEGDNYNYEKGKFSEIQFVWNEADRTLNIAPRKGSYKGMLQHRRFHIVLVGADSGIGDQPMQASKSVEYDGKAVKIQL